A portion of the Saccharospirillaceae bacterium genome contains these proteins:
- a CDS encoding ABC transporter permease, with protein sequence MSVMRVQWVALRAIVTKEIRRFMRIWQQTLVPPAITMTLYFIIFGNLIGSRIGDMGGVDYMAFIVPGLIMMSVITNAYGNVASSFFSNKFQRSVEEMMVAPVHPGTILLGFVAGGVARGVLVGLIVTLLSLYFTQLQIHNLFVVVAVILLSAVLFSLGGFINAIFANKFDDISIIPTFVITPLTYLGGVFYSIGLLPEFWQSVSLFNPILYMVNTFRYGILGVSDVDLLTSFIMLFAFIIVAALYCIWLMRRGVGMRQ encoded by the coding sequence ATGTCTGTCATGCGTGTGCAGTGGGTTGCCCTGAGGGCAATTGTTACGAAAGAAATTCGTCGTTTTATGCGAATCTGGCAGCAAACGTTGGTTCCTCCGGCAATTACAATGACGTTGTATTTTATTATTTTTGGTAATCTCATCGGCTCCCGAATTGGTGACATGGGAGGCGTTGATTATATGGCGTTTATTGTGCCTGGTTTAATTATGATGAGTGTAATTACCAATGCTTATGGTAATGTTGCTTCCTCATTTTTTAGTAATAAGTTCCAACGCAGTGTCGAAGAGATGATGGTCGCTCCGGTACACCCCGGAACGATATTGTTGGGTTTTGTCGCTGGTGGTGTTGCTCGTGGCGTGTTGGTTGGTTTGATTGTCACGTTATTATCGCTCTATTTTACCCAGTTGCAGATTCATAACCTGTTCGTCGTCGTAGCGGTTATTCTGTTGTCGGCGGTGCTGTTTTCTCTGGGTGGTTTTATTAACGCGATTTTTGCGAATAAATTCGATGATATCTCCATCATTCCGACCTTTGTGATAACGCCTCTGACGTATCTTGGGGGAGTGTTTTACTCTATTGGTTTGTTACCTGAATTCTGGCAGAGCGTTTCGTTATTCAATCCTATATTGTACATGGTAAATACCTTCCGATACGGTATTTTAGGCGTCTCGGATGTGGATCTTTTGACCTCATTTATCATGTTGTTTGCATTTATTATTGTCGCAGCGCTTTACTGCATCTGGCTGATGCGTCGCGGTGTTGGTATGAGACAATAA
- the queF gene encoding NADPH-dependent 7-cyano-7-deazaguanine reductase QueF (Catalyzes the NADPH-dependent reduction of 7-cyano-7-deazaguanine (preQ0) to 7-aminomethyl-7-deazaguanine (preQ1) in queuosine biosynthesis) — protein sequence MTSVNSEHNPLGQISEYKDVYDPTLLYPIARDESWKSQGLDRYQVPFFGLDIWNSYEISWLNPKGKPHVCLAEFRIPATSEFLIESKSFKLYLNSYNQTKVASAEEVRARMARDLSAAAGAPVEVIFHAIDATFAAAPDALCIDDEDISVESYELDASLLKVSDGEFDGWLCSHLLKSNCPVTGQPDWGSLYIRYTGKRIDMAGLLSYVVSLRQHQDFHEQCVERTFRDIMLACKPQALTVYARYVRRGGLDINPFRSTDPEATAVNFRLSRQ from the coding sequence ATGACATCCGTTAATAGTGAGCACAATCCGCTGGGTCAGATATCCGAATATAAGGATGTGTATGATCCGACTTTGCTGTATCCCATTGCTCGTGATGAAAGTTGGAAAAGTCAGGGGCTGGACCGTTATCAGGTACCGTTCTTTGGTCTGGATATCTGGAACAGTTATGAAATTTCCTGGCTGAATCCAAAAGGTAAACCACATGTGTGTTTAGCCGAATTCCGGATCCCTGCGACGTCAGAGTTTTTGATTGAATCCAAATCCTTCAAGTTGTATCTCAACTCCTATAACCAGACCAAAGTAGCTTCTGCAGAAGAAGTCCGGGCTCGTATGGCACGAGATTTGTCGGCGGCGGCGGGTGCGCCGGTTGAGGTGATTTTTCACGCAATTGACGCCACTTTCGCTGCAGCACCCGATGCATTATGCATCGATGATGAAGACATCAGTGTCGAGAGTTACGAGTTGGATGCCTCGTTACTTAAGGTGTCGGATGGGGAGTTTGATGGCTGGTTGTGCAGCCATTTATTGAAGTCTAACTGTCCGGTTACGGGGCAACCTGATTGGGGTAGCCTCTATATCCGATACACGGGTAAGCGCATTGATATGGCCGGTTTGTTATCTTATGTGGTTTCATTGCGCCAGCATCAGGACTTCCATGAGCAGTGCGTCGAGCGCACCTTTCGCGACATTATGCTTGCCTGCAAGCCACAAGCATTAACCGTTTATGCGCGTTATGTGCGACGCGGTGGCTTGGACATTAATCCGTTTCGCAGCACAGACCCTGAAGCAACTGCAGTGAACTTTCGTCTCTCCCGCCAATAA
- a CDS encoding ABC transporter ATP-binding protein, translated as MVPALQVSGLSKVYDNGFQALKGIDLTVEQGDFFALLGPNGAGKSTTLGIVSGLVQKTSGSAAIMGHDVNTQAFNAKRDLGVVPQEFNFNQFEKVRDIIVTQAGFFGLNAKQAEGNADYLLKALDLWDKRETQARMLSGGMKRRLMIARALVHKPKVLILDEPTAGVDIELRRSMWEFMQQLNQQGTTIILTTHYLEEAEQLCRNIAIINQGEIVKATSTRELLAQLHTETFVFDLDSTVPESLLLPGYDVFVASQDCIEITVEKGQSINAIFQQLTEVGLEVRSMRTKSNRLEELFVNLVQESK; from the coding sequence ATGGTTCCAGCGTTACAGGTGTCGGGCTTATCCAAAGTCTATGACAACGGCTTTCAGGCGTTGAAAGGCATTGATCTGACGGTAGAACAGGGCGACTTTTTCGCACTGCTTGGCCCGAACGGAGCCGGTAAGTCTACCACGCTTGGTATTGTATCGGGACTGGTTCAGAAAACGTCTGGCAGCGCCGCCATTATGGGTCATGATGTGAATACGCAGGCGTTTAACGCCAAGCGCGACCTGGGGGTGGTACCACAGGAATTTAACTTTAATCAATTCGAGAAAGTGCGCGACATTATTGTTACTCAGGCTGGATTTTTTGGCCTGAACGCCAAGCAAGCAGAGGGAAATGCAGACTACTTATTAAAGGCGCTCGATCTGTGGGATAAGCGTGAAACTCAGGCACGTATGTTATCTGGCGGTATGAAGCGTCGCTTAATGATTGCCAGGGCTTTGGTTCACAAACCGAAAGTACTGATTCTGGATGAGCCGACAGCTGGTGTTGATATTGAACTGCGCCGTTCCATGTGGGAGTTTATGCAGCAGTTAAATCAACAGGGAACCACGATTATCTTAACCACGCATTACCTGGAAGAAGCGGAGCAGTTGTGCCGCAATATTGCCATCATCAATCAGGGCGAAATTGTAAAAGCGACCAGTACTCGAGAGTTGTTAGCACAGCTGCATACAGAAACTTTTGTGTTTGATCTGGATTCAACGGTTCCGGAGAGTCTGCTTTTACCCGGCTATGACGTTTTCGTTGCGTCTCAGGACTGCATCGAGATTACCGTCGAGAAAGGACAAAGCATCAATGCCATTTTTCAGCAGTTGACAGAGGTTGGTTTGGAAGTACGCAGCATGAGAACCAAGTCCAATCGCCTCGAAGAGTTGTTTGTTAATCTGGTTCAGGAGTCAAAGTAA